Part of the Benincasa hispida cultivar B227 chromosome 11, ASM972705v1, whole genome shotgun sequence genome, AACGAGATTATGAAGAAGGAACTTACCCCAAGGTAGTTAGAGATTTTCAAAAGTATAGTTTTTGGGCGATTTGTAGACGTTGACATGGTGTTTAATGACCCAATTATCCATCATATGTTGTTGAGAGAAGTGAAGAGCACAAGATCTGACTCAATCTCATTCTCTATTTATGGAAAGGTCGTCAATTTTTTCGAAGGATgattttttgttgatgattGATTTGTGCTGATCCCCTACGCAAGTTGATCAGAATGAGCAGTCCTCATATGAACTTGTAATCAAGTATTTTGGTAATCGAGTGACGAAGGACACCTTATATGTCCGtctactaaaagaaaaatacaaggagtTGGAGTTTGAAATGACGAGGATGCTATAAAGATCACATCAGTCTACTATACTgaggttgcaatgatgggaaaTAACAAACAGAAAATGCAGTGGACCTTAATTGTTTTAATGACGTTCAAAACATAGAGTACTATAATAGTCTAGACTAGGACACCATTTTTTGAGAGAGGACACTCGATCTCTTAAAGACTACATTGAATGATAAGAGTAGTCTATACAAGATGAAtgtgaaaggaaataaaaattacgtCGTGAAGTACTCTTTGCGTGGATTTCCACAAGCGTCCAGGTAAATTTACTTAACATAATAATCGTGTTGTTTGATTTAACATTACAATTGTtcttaatatatgttaaattttatttaggtataGACGTACGAGATCCTAGTTGCATtgatagctgggaacattgtAAAGTGAAGGAGTAAGGTGGCTTTGCCTCGTATATTACTatggtcatgctcccactcaATGTCCTTCAAAGTACTCGAGAGAGATATTCAAGTCTAACAATGTACGTTTactctatgcataatatgtttatttggttgttAAATTTACACTAACCAGTTTACTGAGCTGTTAATGCAGATAAAGGTTAAAGAGGGTATTGTCATGACAGACGTTGAAAGGGAGTTTCGGGATACCCCAGTGGACAGACGACCTATATTTGATCTAGGTGCCAATGATGATAGTGTTGAAAGTGATAATAAGTCAGGTAGTGGGGGTAGTCCTGAAAGCGACGGTGATGATCATCGTGGAGGTAACAATGATGAATGTGGAAGGGTGGAGGGAGAGGATGAACACGAGCATTCTAAGCACGAGGATGCTGAATGTAGAAGGGTGGAAGGAGGGATATACACATCTAGTGATGATATGTTCCATGATGTAGTGGGGGACATATGCGATGAGGACGAGTTGAACCCATTTGATGTCCATCTTGTGGACTCCCATAGAGAGTCATCTATGGATGAAGAGTGTCCTGAGTGTGCTGCCCACAGGGAGGGAACCAATCCCAACGATTCTATTTATTCATACATTCGAACCATTGACAGCTCACTATCGAGGTTGGATGGTCGTATATCGAGTTTAGATAGTCGTGTATCCAATATGGAGGAAAACATGACAAACATGAAAGGACAATTGTCGGTCATCCTGTCACTGTTGCAGTCTATGTGCAAGGTTTGCATTTACTatcattttatgtctttacGTGTTTAGTTTTACATGTTCGTGAACTCATCATTTTACtttactaattgaagggttccACGGTGAATGAGGAGACGACAAGGTTATCGATCCCATCTTAGGATCCTAATACCACTGATGCGACTGCCTCTAATACTCCCATCTCCCTGTAGAGCCTCAAAATACAACCACTTCACCTACTCCCATTCACCCTCTAGAGCCTGATACCACCACAACATCACCCACTGACGTCAAACCTATAGAGGCCGACGTCCCACGAACAGAGGCCAACATGTCTGACTTACCATGCCATATACAGAGGCTGACATGTCTGACATCCCAGAGGCCGACACTTCTTGTATTGTTACAACCATAGAAGGAATTACACTGgtgagtaatttattgatcaataatctttgtttatatttttatatttcttgatgagtAATTTTTTGTTATCTGTTTATGTAGGAATCTCGAAGAACTACTCGTAAGAGAAAAGTTATTGATAAATATACATCTCCAGCtaaagtaaagaagaaaagtgtggtTAAGTATCCTCTCCCAAGTGCAGAGCGATTATCGCTTACAACGTAGCACATGATGTTCTACTTAATATCTTTACAGAAATGATGGGTTGGATCTCAGATGAGAATACCGATAATGAGGTTCAAGAGAATTCGTTTAAACCACTTGCCAATCAATTTTTCAAGGAATTGATTGAACTCAGTTCGTGGGTCGAGTGCGATGTAAGCATCCTAGTCTTGACTTCATTACATTTGGATATCTTATACTTTTACTAACATAGTAATTTTTTATATAGaccataaatattttatttcattttatgaaagaaaaattttataccCGACCTGACATGTGTATGCACAAGTTCACAATCTTACCAATTGATGTAAcagttaattttgatttattttgttgTGCATAGTCATTTTACCATAGtatatttcattacttaacttctcattttatttgataGAGTCACCTTAATGCTCATGGTGGGATATTTAAACGAATAAAGAATAAGACGAGATTGAAGGCTGCCCTAGCATGGGATGATGAAGACACGTACAAGGACTACGTCACAGCTAAATTCGATGTCAAATGGGCATATGTGGATTTCGTGTATACAAAAATGAATACTATTAAGCACTGAATGGTCCTTGCAATGGACATTAACAGAGGCCATATATTCATGTTCGATTGACTTCCGTCATACACATCAATGACAAAGCTGGTGGAATTGGTTGGAGCCATTGACTGTCACAATACCATCCCTACTTCACTACTGTGACGTGATCATAACTTACATTTCCAAACCTCATTCTAATTTTTTCGTCCTAATTCGATTTCAGCGTTACAGATAACTGAAGTCTACTAAGCTTTTTCGGAAAAGAAGGAAgcgaacatcatcatcatttctAATGTATTGTGGAGGGACTTCATATTCAAacttatatttaactctcagTATAAGATGAAATTCTGAAGAACTAACATTTGTAACCTTGTAAATGTGAGATTTAAGTTCTACAGACACAATGGTTCCTATCAACTCTCCCCTAATATACGAAAtttcattctcatcccaatcactTCTATGTCGAATAAGTAGACACTTTTTTGTCATCCTAGAAAGTAAGagaacatttgtcattaagttgtacaagcaattgaagtgtactctcgatctctcttaatctcgctctctctcgtaatctcgctctctctcttaatctcgctctctcttaatctcgttctctctcgtaatctcgctctctctcttaatctcgctctcacttaatctcgctctctcttaatctcgctctctcttactcttgctatctctcactctcgttctatctctcgctctctctctcctaatacaaaatttcgtaatgctacctttccagaaataacacagcaaaaataattaaacagactcaaaataataaaacaccTTTCTAAAAACCTGTTCTGTTTTGAAAAAGCCTCATCTTGGAAATCCCCGTTCGAAAAATCTCTGTTCAACAAAACGTCATCGAAAACCAGAGAAGTAATCACCATTAAAatggagtttagagtttaaagaaatcaccattgtaatgtgtttaggtattattgatttgaggcttcagtcgtgaaaattgtcaaatcattcgtacactgacgagcaatcacatcaaaccaggaaatttcaagcgagagcgagagtgttCAATCAGATGAGAGCGAGACTTACCTCGTGAGGTACTTGTGAGGGCAATTTATGTAATTTGGTATGGCGATTCAactgacattattttttaaaaatgggtcatttgacattttggacccaaaaaaTGGGTCATCCTTACAAATTTCCCGAATGTTAAGGATGttgtaaaataagttttttattCTTGTTTGGTTGGATTATTTGGTTGAAGCTTTGAAGTGGTTTCAGATTGAACCACTTGTTCAGTGAACGTTCAAAAGTgtttggatttaattttggttattttgatTGGAGCAATTTGGGGGttattttagattgggaaattgaccttaaattttaattaaatttggttCTTGGCTAGGGTTGATTCAAGGTGTATACTGTTTGGATTGTTGggtttggtgtcctaaatctcttgtattctcgtagtttgtaaacattgtataaccaaattgttattgataaaataattgttattttatgagtatACTCTCAATCGAAAGtcggactatgacttattgttcattagaggaatcagtggtatttaaggagttaaatgtattcacaggggaaaaacgataatttggcccactgtacttacgaacaatttatgaaagatcatcgcactgttgattggttatatctaatggacatagaaatatatatgtagtatgAAGAatgtagctatcggtctttagcggagtgatcgatagttaatggatgttgggtataattaaggagtttaattaattatccaagtaccattgaagtttcaatctatagattcataaggtctcctttatagctcaacaaggatttaaatgagaattaattttggattaattttaagtgTTCAAACTAATTgagtgaattaattatatatgatataattaattaaattatttatatgtgatataattaatataatgtatttgatacattataatataaaatcttttgagaggaatttgaatatgattcaaatactaattatatgaatgagattcatataaataaatttaatataaatataatttacattaaatactataaatagttaagaggaattaaatatttgaatatgattagaatattaattatatggatgagattcatataattgattttagtataaatatgatttatattaaatatcatgcgtTGTTGAGAGATggtaaaactataggttatattctatttgatacaatataaaactataagtttatgttgtatttgatataacatataatatatagaaaaattatttcaaatggtaaaactattgaaaatatttacaagatataacaaaattttagaattatgaatgatagatgctgatagacactaatagacttctatcattgccTATCAATGTCaccgatagacactgatagaagtcaaTCAATGTCTATCAAGGCCTATAATTcctagttctaaaattttattatattttgtaaatattttggttcatttttctatatttgaaaacagccATAGTAtgtatagtatatatataatatatatcattattttaatttaaattaatatttaatttaattaaaaggagggagttacaactgcCTCCCCTTAACCCTCTTAGGAAAATGTGTAGTGTAGGGTTGGGAGTTTAGTTGTCTTCTTCCACCATTTGAGGAACTAAAAAAACTTTCAGTTTCTCTCCTAAAAATACTCagagaagaaaggttcttcttCTCCCTCTCAATCTCTCCTCCCTCTTCCAAATCTAGGTCAGAACCCACAACTCTTGCCGATTCTCAATTctagagaatacagaaggttccAGTTGTGGTGGTGTTCCAGATTGAGGGAAAcatgaagaagtgttcttcaacggTAATGTatatttcttcctttttttccctcaaatacatgctgtaaaatttagatataatgcataatctctttgtcttttattctgtaATTCTAAAAttctatgaaaatgaaaaatgagatcAATCCCCGCTTCTGCACAAAAACCTTCGATGGTTTCCCTTCATATACAAGTTAGTTGATTTGGATAATTGCACTTTAAGGTAAGTTACCTACTGCCGATTCGTCATTAAACCCAAGTATGTGTTAAGATTTAGTTTCTATGTTGGCTTGGAATATTATGACATGCTTGATGGTCGGTTGGGATTGTGGAAGGTTATGTTTATGCGATGGAAATCTTGATATTATGTTTTGATGCATGTTTGATTGATGGATGGATTTAGAGACTGTTTTAAAATCTCTTAAGCATGATTTATGACTATGACTGTATGCTTATGCCTAAGTTGAACTATAGTGATTGTTAGTATTCTTACCTGGCTATGCACATTGCATGTAATGAGCCTTTAGGCTCAGACCTTATGCCTATGTACGATGCTCCCTTGGGATCACCCCTTATGTTTATGATTATGTCCCTCTGGGGCACTACCTATGAAAGTGTGCCTCCGGATTTGCCCTTTATACCTATGCCTACGATGCGTAATGTGCATCTAGTCCCGATAGGAAGTCTAATAGTTCATCTAGTGGGCCCAGTAGTGGGTCtcttactatatatatatactcatcATTTcctcttcatgtttttttttttcaggtaaaggtaaagATAAATCAGCGAAGGCAATAGGGATCCGTGACCCTGGCCATTGGGATACGATATCACTTTCGCACTCATGTTTCTATTTATTTGATATGTTTTGGTTTAGGAGTCTAGCATTTCAAACTCTGGTTATTTcacttattaatttatttatttgctcattttgttttaaattagaGTCAGGGGTACCCCGAACGATTtgtttttaggattttattattttaaaacttcatttaatgaaataaaagttttggtattttttatttattatttaaattttcctttgaaaaatatattgtcaaacatatgcatgcatgtagtagCGTCTTGAATGTATAATAAAAAGTTAGATCGTTACGCATTATAATAATGAACACCTtatatttcaatcatatattCAACAAaagtaattaatatatatatttatacacaTCATATTATGATATACCTTCACAAAGTTTTTAAGTGTCTTAATTGATCTACTGGAAGAAGTAAAAACCTCTCAATAAAACCAGTGAATTGAAGCACCTCTTGGAAAGCTTACTAGTGACAATACCAACACCACGAGAAGCAGGGATTATAAAGTGACAGTTAAACGAAGACCTTAAACCTAGTCCTCTTCCCGACCATGTTTCAAGGATATGATCTCCATGTCCTCATGCTTGAGGTGAGGCCGATAAGAGTATCGACGATGAAGTTCTTTTTTATTGGGAGACAATGGAGGTAAATCTTCTTAAGTGATTGAAGCTAAACTTCCTTGACAAGGCGATCGAGCTTGGTGACTGGAACCCACTTTTCCTTATCATCACGGCTCCCTTCGCAACAACGACCACTACCACGATCGCCTTGCCACTACAACCTCTGTTATTTTATCCTCTGCCAAACCTGTCATAGTCTCGTTCTCCATATTCAACCCAGATCAGGGTTAGCAACAAGAATTAGCATGGAAAATGGGAGAGGGGATTAGGGATTTGAAATTTACAGAGAAGAATAGACTAAAGGGTTGAAGGAGGAAATAGGGATTTGATACAGAGAGAAGAATTGTTGCAGGAgactaaaaatgtaaaatagagGGAAAAGAATTTAAGAAATGTTACCCATAAGTTAAACCGTGCGcgcctcttcgtttttctttttttttttttttgggggggggggggggggggggcggcTTTTCCATAGTATTTTTGACAAATGCTATAATGAAATGTTATGGAAACTgatatttcttgtagtgtatgatatatattaatacattatagtatataattaattataaatatgatttataattaaaactatataatatgtgagagataaatatttgaataagatttaaatattatttataagaataagattcatataatacaataggttaaaattaatgtgaacgagattcatattaaaactataggttataagagatattgcattttaatatgattagaatgcataatatatagttaattaactaagggttagttaattatattttttataaaattaataactctCGATTACAGGGGAGTTACTCGTTGGTTTTCACGTGGGAGTTACTCCCTCACTCCATCCTCACCTTTGATTCTGTATGAATGTAAAAAGAGGGGGGAGAAAACAGACATGAAAATACTGATTCAAGAATATATCTCcctaaaagaaaaattctcATATCATCTTTATAAACTTTTTCCTTCCCAAAAGCTTGAAGGAGACCACACTTTCTTATTCCTTGTTGGAAAATAGCAAGGTCGTTGCATGGTGTTGTCCTGTTCGTTGGAAATGTTGTTGTGTTCATGCAGTGCTGAGATCATGACCTTTGGGGAGGAAATCTGAGAATAGGTTTCAATAAGGGTAAGTACTTCTTTCCTTCCTCTTAGTAGAACAACATGTTTAGAGTTTATAATGTTTATCCTCTTGTATGTTTTTGTATGCAAACttctttatttttgtgtttttcaaaattgaaaatcaattgcACGACATTCACACGCTTGCGCAAGCAGTTCCATTCCTTCACCCAACACATCTCATTTTTAAATGTACATTTTTATCTCTATAGACTTTTGGATTCCTTAGAACTTTGGATTATTTGCATATTGTAACTATTGGCATATTGGTAACTTAACTTTATTAGTTCATTTTAAActctttttaaatattgaaactaGTTTATAACTCTTGGAAACTCTCTATTGTAGTCTGCGATTGGATTCACTGTGTATGCATTATGATTTAAAATTGTGTTATGCTTTGAACAACTTTAAACTCCTTTCAAAACTTATTTACATATTGTATTTTAGTTATAACCCTTAGAACTATTCCATTTAGTTTGATATTAGATTCATTGAACACTTTTTAAGCAAGATTGATGAGTTGAAAAAATTTGTCAATATTGATGTGTAAA contains:
- the LOC120091949 gene encoding uncharacterized protein LOC120091949, translated to MQIKVKEGIVMTDVEREFRDTPVDRRPIFDLGANDDSVESDNKSGSGGSPESDGDDHRGGNNDECGRVEGEDEHEHSKHEDAECRRVEGGIYTSSDDMFHDVVGDICDEDELNPFDVHLVDSHRESSMDEECPECAAHREGTNPNDSIYSYIRTIDSSLSRLDGRISSLDSRVSNMEENMTNMKGQLSVILSLLQSMCKGSTVNEETTRLSIPS